In a single window of the Heliangelus exortis chromosome 1, bHelExo1.hap1, whole genome shotgun sequence genome:
- the RAB19 gene encoding ras-related protein Rab-19, protein MPFPSSGADDAFDYLFKIILIGDSNVGKTCVVHRFKTGQYHEKQQNTIGVDFTVRSMDIDGKKVKIQVWDTAGQERFRTITQSYYRSAHGAILAYDLTRRSTFESIPHWIHEIEKYGAANLVMMLIGNKSDSLDKRQVLFEDACTLAEKHGLLAVLETSAKAAQNIEEVFTLMTKELIARNTLQLHGENPPNSIYLDSRPVIASPSVEKTQCTC, encoded by the exons ATGCCTTTCCCCAGCTCCGGGGCGGACGATGCCTTCGACTACCTCTTCAAGATCATCCTGATCGGGGACTCCAACGTGGGGAAGACGTGCGTGGTGCACCGCTTCAAGACGGGGCAGTACCACGAGAAGCAGCAGAACACCATCGGCGTCGACTTCACCGTCCGCTCGATGGATATTGACGGCAAGAAAGTCAAG ATTCAAGTGTGGGACACAGCTGGTCAAGAACGCTTCCGGACAATAACCCAGTCTTATTACAGGAGTGCCCATGGGGCCATCCTTGCCTATGACCTTACTAGGAGGTCCACATTTGAATCAATTCCTCACTGGATTCACGAAATTGAAAAGTATGGTGCTGCAAACTTGGTCATGATGTTAATTG GGAACAAATCAGATTCACTGGATAAACGCCAAGTCCTGTTTGAAGATGCCTGCACACTGGCAGAGAAGCATGGTCTCTTAGCTGTTCTGGAGACATCAGCAAAAGCAGCTCAAAACATAGAAGAGGTCTTCACATTAATGACTAAGGAGCTGATAGCCCGAAATACCTTACAGCTTCATGGAGAGAACCCTCCAAACAGCATCTATCTTGATTCCAGGCCGGTGATTGCCAGTCCAAGTGTGGAGAAGACTCAGTGCACCTGCTGA